A stretch of the Pirellulales bacterium genome encodes the following:
- a CDS encoding DUF1501 domain-containing protein yields the protein MAATIYRALGIDHEQRLFDPQGRPIPLVDGGRPLLELFG from the coding sequence TTGGCCGCCACGATCTATCGCGCACTTGGCATCGACCACGAACAGCGACTCTTCGATCCCCAAGGGCGACCAATTCCGCTCGTCGACGGTGGACGACCGCTCCTCGAGTTGTTTGGCTAG
- a CDS encoding serine/threonine protein kinase — MDQSISRSVSRSFGRSGRWFRNGVRFWPIAAVVGLALLGFFLYRAVEGTLQEKLAGDLQTILNADVEALRIWLTTQKATAEALAENSEIKQYARQLVTSAPGTEQEPAQAELRKQVAEALHPALEAHGYIGFMIVDANQRVVAATTAELVGKDRLSGYSAFLEPALANKVTVSKPYRSVAMLRDARNELRTGVPTMFVVAPIHGADDKVIGALGVRIRPERDFTRILSIGRAGKTGETFAFDDKGLMLSQSRFDEDLKSFGLLPDAPDASSILTLTARDPGVNLYTGQRPKLPRSKQPLNLDVASAIRSGSGANSTGYRDYRGAEVIGAWTWLKDYGFGVTTQTDTSEAFRPLWILRVAFGTLFALLVVAAAAIYFFMLVASRYRQQMRSEAIKAKRLGQYSLDNKIGAGGMGVVYRGHHALLRRPTAIKLLDPERTNAETIGRFEREVQLTSQLTHPNTISIYDFGRTPEGLFYYAMEYIEGIPLDQLVKNYGAQPVGRVIYILRQLCGSLAEAHSIGLVHRDIKPANILLTQRGGLPDFVKLLDFGLVKALDVAGQAGITTSGSLMGTPLYMSPEAIQRPDDVDARSDLYAVGAVGYFLLTGTPPFVGATMVDIFTKQVSAQVEPPSQRLGKPVPQRLEEVLLCCLAKAPDQRPASAAALGQALAECQANSPWNDYQALAWWKSRDAADETRAFTEAPTGQASTDHTLVFTEPSEQRHSET; from the coding sequence TTGGACCAGTCAATTTCCCGGTCCGTTTCGCGTAGCTTTGGTCGTTCCGGGCGATGGTTCCGCAACGGCGTCCGCTTCTGGCCCATTGCCGCAGTAGTCGGTCTGGCGCTGTTGGGGTTCTTTCTCTACCGCGCCGTTGAAGGCACATTGCAAGAGAAGTTGGCCGGAGACCTGCAAACAATCCTCAATGCCGACGTCGAGGCCCTCCGCATTTGGCTCACGACCCAAAAGGCGACGGCCGAGGCTCTGGCCGAGAACTCGGAAATCAAGCAATACGCGCGTCAATTGGTGACGTCGGCCCCCGGTACGGAGCAGGAACCAGCACAAGCCGAACTTCGCAAGCAGGTCGCCGAAGCGTTGCATCCAGCGCTCGAAGCGCATGGATATATCGGATTCATGATCGTCGACGCCAATCAGCGAGTAGTCGCCGCGACTACGGCGGAATTGGTGGGAAAGGATAGGCTCTCTGGCTATTCCGCGTTTCTTGAGCCTGCGCTTGCAAACAAGGTTACGGTGTCCAAGCCATATCGCAGCGTGGCCATGCTGCGCGACGCCCGTAACGAATTACGGACTGGTGTGCCCACGATGTTCGTGGTGGCGCCCATCCATGGCGCAGATGACAAAGTTATCGGCGCTCTTGGTGTCCGTATACGGCCAGAACGAGATTTTACGCGCATCCTCAGCATCGGACGTGCAGGTAAAACGGGCGAGACCTTTGCCTTCGACGACAAGGGACTGATGCTTTCACAGAGTCGTTTCGACGAAGATCTCAAGTCATTTGGGCTCTTGCCCGACGCACCAGACGCCTCTTCCATTCTTACGCTCACAGCGCGTGATCCCGGTGTGAATCTCTATACAGGGCAACGACCAAAGCTGCCTAGATCCAAGCAACCACTCAATCTGGATGTGGCATCGGCGATTCGAAGCGGAAGTGGCGCTAATTCCACAGGCTACCGCGACTACCGCGGCGCCGAGGTGATTGGCGCTTGGACTTGGCTCAAGGATTACGGATTTGGCGTCACCACCCAAACCGACACATCCGAGGCTTTTCGGCCACTTTGGATCTTACGCGTTGCCTTCGGAACGCTATTCGCGCTGCTGGTAGTGGCCGCCGCCGCCATCTATTTCTTCATGCTGGTTGCTTCTCGCTATCGGCAACAAATGCGCAGCGAAGCCATTAAGGCCAAGCGATTGGGGCAATATTCGCTGGACAACAAGATTGGCGCGGGCGGCATGGGCGTCGTTTATCGCGGGCATCATGCGCTCTTGCGGCGTCCCACGGCCATCAAGCTGCTCGATCCAGAACGGACGAACGCCGAAACAATTGGCCGCTTCGAGCGCGAAGTGCAATTGACCAGTCAACTGACCCACCCCAACACCATCTCCATTTACGACTTTGGGCGGACTCCCGAGGGGTTGTTCTACTACGCGATGGAGTACATCGAAGGCATCCCGCTGGATCAACTGGTCAAGAATTACGGCGCTCAGCCGGTCGGCCGCGTAATCTATATCCTCCGGCAACTTTGCGGCTCCCTGGCCGAAGCCCACTCGATCGGCCTGGTCCATCGCGATATCAAGCCGGCCAATATCCTGCTCACCCAGCGCGGCGGTTTGCCAGATTTTGTCAAACTGCTTGATTTTGGGTTAGTCAAAGCACTCGATGTCGCCGGACAGGCCGGCATCACCACCTCTGGCTCCTTGATGGGCACGCCCCTCTACATGTCGCCCGAAGCGATCCAAAGACCCGACGACGTTGACGCGCGCAGCGATCTTTATGCCGTCGGCGCCGTGGGATACTTCCTGCTGACGGGCACGCCGCCATTTGTCGGCGCGACAATGGTCGACATCTTCACCAAGCAAGTCTCGGCGCAGGTGGAGCCACCGTCGCAACGCCTTGGAAAGCCGGTGCCACAACGACTTGAGGAGGTTTTGCTATGTTGTCTCGCCAAAGCGCCCGACCAACGCCCCGCTAGCGCTGCGGCACTTGGACAAGCGCTGGCCGAATGTCAGGCTAACTCCCCTTGGAACGATTACCAAGCGCTTGCTTGGTGGAAGTCGCGAGACGCGGCGGATGAGACTCGCGCCTTCACCGAAGCGCCCACCGGGCAGGCGAGCACGGATCACACGCTGGTGTTCACAGAACCTTCGGAACAGCGTCATTCCGAAACTTGA
- the aceA gene encoding isocitrate lyase, giving the protein MCHPKVSELKESWNAQQRWEGIRRDYTAEDVARLRGSMHVECTLARRGAEKLWKLLNFDPYINALGALTGNQAVQMAEAGLKSIYLSGWQVAADANNAGQMYPDQSLYPADSVPAVVRRINNAFRRADQIQHMEGRNEVDYFLPIVADAEAGFGGPLNAFELMKGMIEAGAGGVHFEDQLASEKKCGHMGGKVLVPTCQFIRTLTAARLAADVMNVPTVLVARTDANSAQLITSDVDQRDRRFITGDRTPEGFYRITGGLDIAIDRGLSYAPYADLLWCETSEPNIEEARRFAEAIHAEFPGKLLAYNCSPSFNWKKKLDDATIARFQRELGAMGYKFQFITLAGFHALNLAMFELARGYRESGMTAYATLQEREFERESAGYRATKHQRFVGTGYFDEVAQTIAGGISSTTALSGSTEEEQFEEEHQAA; this is encoded by the coding sequence ATGTGTCATCCCAAGGTCAGCGAACTCAAGGAAAGCTGGAACGCTCAGCAGCGCTGGGAGGGAATTCGGCGTGATTACACCGCCGAAGACGTTGCTCGCCTGCGTGGTTCGATGCACGTTGAATGCACGCTCGCCCGTCGCGGCGCCGAGAAACTTTGGAAGCTGCTGAATTTTGACCCCTACATCAACGCCTTGGGCGCCCTCACCGGCAATCAAGCGGTGCAGATGGCTGAGGCAGGCCTCAAGTCGATCTATTTGAGCGGTTGGCAGGTCGCGGCTGACGCCAACAATGCAGGACAGATGTATCCCGATCAGAGCCTCTACCCCGCGGACAGCGTTCCGGCGGTTGTGCGGCGGATCAACAACGCGTTCCGACGCGCCGATCAGATTCAGCATATGGAAGGTCGAAACGAGGTCGACTACTTCTTGCCGATCGTGGCCGATGCGGAAGCCGGCTTCGGCGGCCCGTTGAACGCCTTTGAACTCATGAAGGGAATGATCGAGGCCGGCGCCGGCGGCGTGCATTTTGAAGATCAACTCGCCAGTGAGAAGAAGTGCGGGCACATGGGAGGCAAAGTGCTCGTCCCCACCTGCCAGTTCATTCGCACACTGACGGCCGCTCGACTTGCGGCCGATGTGATGAATGTTCCGACCGTGTTGGTCGCCCGCACTGACGCGAACAGCGCGCAACTCATCACGAGCGACGTTGATCAACGCGACCGTCGGTTCATCACTGGCGACCGCACACCAGAGGGTTTCTATCGCATTACCGGCGGACTGGATATCGCGATAGATCGTGGTCTGTCGTATGCGCCATACGCCGATCTGCTGTGGTGCGAAACCTCAGAGCCGAATATCGAAGAGGCGCGCCGATTCGCCGAGGCGATTCACGCTGAGTTCCCCGGCAAGCTGCTGGCCTACAACTGTTCGCCATCCTTCAACTGGAAGAAGAAGCTCGACGACGCCACAATCGCGCGATTCCAGCGCGAACTGGGCGCCATGGGCTACAAATTCCAGTTCATCACATTGGCCGGATTCCACGCGTTGAATTTGGCGATGTTCGAGTTGGCGCGCGGTTATCGTGAGTCAGGAATGACCGCGTATGCCACTCTGCAAGAACGAGAGTTTGAGCGTGAGAGCGCTGGTTACCGAGCCACCAAGCATCAACGCTTTGTGGGCACGGGATACTTCGATGAAGTCGCCCAGACGATCGCTGGCGGAATCTCGTCGACCACTGCGCTTTCTGGATCGACCGAAGAAGAACAATTTGAGGAAGAGCATCAGGCGGCCTAA
- a CDS encoding nuclear transport factor 2 family protein gives MSRCCYWTFCAALLAATVSWAADAKPETAINPEEAAIRKAAQAYVDALNQGDAKAMLAIWSPEGEYIDATGKRVKAHEMIQAEFAQPRTAQPGAEIKLGETTIRFVTPEVAIEDGASPGGHFSAAWVKRDGKWLLARLREYSAEAAEPVRPLEQLSWLTEAWQGTSGDMTYEMSGRWTEGGHFIDREFSVSKGGTVLLHGHQIVGWDAASGTIRSWAFDSQGGHGDAIWTADESGWVVDAVGFTVRGDEVSTTTKYTFNEDGTISWHVGSTVHDGNEVPAITVKLSPQPAK, from the coding sequence ATGTCGCGTTGCTGCTACTGGACTTTTTGTGCCGCATTGCTGGCGGCAACGGTGAGTTGGGCCGCCGATGCCAAACCAGAAACGGCAATTAACCCCGAAGAAGCAGCGATCCGCAAAGCGGCCCAGGCGTACGTTGACGCTTTGAATCAAGGTGACGCCAAGGCGATGTTGGCAATCTGGTCGCCAGAGGGCGAATACATCGATGCGACCGGGAAGCGAGTGAAGGCGCACGAAATGATTCAGGCGGAGTTTGCCCAACCCCGGACAGCGCAACCGGGCGCCGAGATCAAGTTGGGCGAGACTACGATACGCTTTGTGACTCCCGAGGTCGCCATTGAAGATGGCGCGTCGCCCGGTGGTCATTTTAGCGCGGCCTGGGTCAAACGAGATGGCAAGTGGCTATTGGCTCGTTTGCGCGAGTACAGCGCCGAGGCAGCCGAACCGGTGCGGCCGCTGGAGCAGTTGTCGTGGTTGACAGAAGCCTGGCAGGGAACCTCAGGTGATATGACCTATGAGATGAGCGGCCGATGGACCGAGGGAGGACATTTCATCGATCGTGAATTCTCGGTGAGTAAAGGCGGCACGGTATTGTTGCACGGTCATCAGATTGTGGGCTGGGACGCGGCCAGTGGAACGATCCGCTCGTGGGCGTTTGATTCGCAAGGCGGGCATGGCGACGCCATTTGGACCGCGGACGAGTCGGGTTGGGTCGTTGACGCAGTGGGCTTCACGGTGCGCGGAGACGAGGTGTCGACGACGACGAAGTACACGTTCAACGAAGACGGCACCATCTCGTGGCACGTTGGCAGCACCGTGCATGATGGCAATGAAGTGCCCGCCATTACTGTGAAATTGAGCCCGCAGCCCGCGAAGTAG
- a CDS encoding ABC transporter permease subunit — translation MVRLVAERSSDLISPVFNRAVVTLPRRARHFIYRAAYPVALFTLMLAAWQVLAGTQVIRNVGDFSRFGAMLFQVLAPVQLALALFASALLAAGSIAAEKDRRTLDLLLLTNLSSAQFVLGKLFGSLLLVWTLLVAALPLFVFALLFGGVAGEQLFRAIAVTISATLLAGSLGAMLALWRDKSFQTLAMTTTLMVLWLVFWELMASGLLGNGNWGVAAHQWAIAFSPWRAILAATLPTDPIPLGGERAMHNALWFLPVSLSLAAAFTTWGIIRFRVWNPSQRLDASSRPIGDREVGPVGRSLRSEREVWTNPIIWREMRTWAYGQRTMLVRIAYLLLFVLAAGAIFNLQSSEMSLTRIAVATALIPLFVLSLLLINAQAVTSITTERDGRALDLLLVTDLTPKEFIFGKLGGVLYNTKEMIVAPIALCVALWAIGGVTLENLAYLTVGQLSLIAFAAMLGVHAGMTYGHSPTAIAVSLGAVFFLFIGIAACMRVMVAFSGSFEVQLAPFVLFMFGGGVGLFFALGVRNPSTALLAASLLCPFVTFYAITSFLLGQTLNVFIVITAMYSFATAAMLIPAIYEFDVAAGRTTSAQE, via the coding sequence ATGGTGCGCCTAGTTGCAGAGCGAAGTTCGGATTTGATCAGCCCAGTCTTCAATCGCGCCGTTGTCACACTACCGCGTCGGGCACGGCATTTTATTTATCGCGCGGCGTATCCGGTCGCATTGTTCACGCTCATGTTGGCCGCCTGGCAGGTGCTGGCCGGCACGCAAGTGATTCGTAATGTCGGCGACTTCTCGCGATTCGGCGCGATGTTGTTCCAAGTGCTGGCTCCTGTGCAGTTGGCATTGGCGTTGTTCGCTTCCGCCCTGCTGGCAGCCGGTTCAATTGCTGCTGAGAAAGATCGCCGCACATTGGACTTGTTGTTGCTCACCAATTTGTCGAGCGCCCAATTCGTATTGGGAAAGCTATTCGGAAGCTTGCTGCTTGTGTGGACGTTGCTCGTCGCCGCATTGCCGTTGTTTGTCTTTGCGCTGCTATTTGGCGGCGTTGCGGGAGAACAACTGTTCCGCGCAATTGCGGTAACAATCAGCGCAACTCTGCTCGCCGGCAGCTTGGGGGCGATGCTCGCGCTGTGGCGCGACAAGTCGTTTCAAACTTTGGCCATGACCACCACCTTAATGGTGCTTTGGCTGGTCTTTTGGGAACTGATGGCAAGCGGCTTGCTCGGAAACGGCAATTGGGGGGTCGCCGCGCATCAATGGGCCATCGCATTTAGTCCTTGGCGCGCAATACTTGCGGCGACTCTTCCCACCGACCCCATCCCGCTCGGCGGCGAGCGAGCGATGCACAACGCCTTGTGGTTTTTGCCTGTTTCCCTGTCGCTCGCAGCGGCTTTCACCACATGGGGCATCATTCGCTTTCGGGTTTGGAATCCATCGCAGAGGTTGGATGCGAGCAGCCGCCCAATCGGAGACCGTGAAGTTGGTCCAGTGGGTCGTTCACTGCGTTCCGAGCGCGAAGTGTGGACCAATCCGATCATCTGGCGAGAAATGCGCACCTGGGCCTATGGCCAAAGAACAATGCTCGTGCGGATTGCATACCTCTTGCTGTTTGTACTGGCGGCTGGCGCCATCTTCAATCTGCAATCGAGCGAGATGTCGCTGACTCGTATTGCTGTGGCCACCGCTTTGATTCCGCTCTTTGTGCTCAGCTTATTGCTGATTAACGCGCAAGCCGTCACGAGTATCACGACCGAACGGGATGGCCGTGCGCTGGACCTGTTGCTGGTGACCGATCTCACGCCCAAGGAATTCATCTTCGGCAAGCTGGGCGGGGTGCTTTACAACACCAAAGAAATGATCGTCGCGCCAATTGCTCTCTGTGTGGCGCTGTGGGCCATCGGTGGCGTTACCCTTGAGAATCTGGCCTATCTAACTGTTGGCCAATTGTCCTTGATCGCGTTTGCAGCGATGCTAGGCGTGCATGCGGGCATGACGTATGGTCACTCGCCCACTGCAATCGCGGTCAGTCTCGGCGCCGTGTTCTTCCTCTTCATCGGTATCGCCGCTTGTATGCGCGTCATGGTGGCGTTTAGTGGTTCGTTCGAAGTGCAGTTGGCGCCGTTCGTGCTTTTCATGTTCGGTGGCGGCGTTGGGCTGTTTTTTGCGCTGGGTGTGCGCAATCCTTCCACGGCGCTACTGGCTGCATCGCTCTTGTGCCCGTTTGTGACCTTCTATGCGATCACAAGTTTCTTGCTCGGCCAGACGCTGAATGTCTTCATCGTAATCACCGCGATGTACAGCTTCGCGACCGCCGCCATGTTGATACCGGCGATCTACGAGTTTGACGTCGCGGCGGGACGAACCACCAGCGCGCAAGAATAG
- a CDS encoding tetratricopeptide repeat protein, which translates to MACQEFLNCAENFSGCIVACWHCSTNGFDRDCRLAINFVVSATSQSIETIWHCEFMACQPIRRRGAAWRFLVGVTVLLPAVINLNGCKLVDGVGATSKSVVESRQLCQQGVSSMEREKWSEAEQQLARSVERCGSDPEARRNYARALWHNGSRELAIEQLEEANRLSPGDASLHCQMAMYRIEQGDLQAAQRSVETALELEPGRSDAWIAQARVHQRSGAATQALAAYHRALSTDPGNAEILLSIAELYRQQNQPQRALATLQTVRESYSPGDEPPHLFFLLGLASSALGRSDQAAIEFELARQRGDHSPELLYELAKAQMQAGHFIEANSTVSELVAQNPGHPWGIELSNQLRTARTPGGIPR; encoded by the coding sequence TTGGCATGCCAGGAGTTCTTAAACTGTGCGGAAAATTTCTCTGGTTGCATCGTAGCGTGCTGGCATTGCTCCACCAACGGGTTCGATCGGGATTGCCGGCTAGCTATCAATTTTGTAGTCTCCGCCACCTCGCAATCTATCGAAACTATTTGGCATTGCGAATTCATGGCTTGTCAACCAATTCGCCGCCGCGGGGCAGCATGGCGCTTTCTAGTTGGCGTGACTGTTTTATTGCCGGCTGTGATCAACCTCAACGGCTGCAAGCTGGTTGACGGCGTGGGCGCCACATCGAAGTCGGTAGTTGAGTCGCGACAGCTCTGCCAACAAGGCGTTAGCTCCATGGAACGCGAGAAGTGGAGCGAAGCAGAGCAGCAATTAGCCCGATCGGTGGAACGCTGTGGCTCCGACCCTGAGGCCCGCCGAAACTATGCGAGAGCGCTTTGGCACAACGGTTCGCGAGAACTCGCCATTGAGCAGCTTGAAGAGGCAAATCGGCTGTCGCCCGGCGATGCCTCCTTACATTGCCAGATGGCAATGTACCGGATTGAGCAAGGGGATTTGCAGGCCGCGCAGCGATCAGTCGAGACCGCGCTGGAACTGGAACCAGGACGGAGCGACGCGTGGATCGCGCAAGCTCGAGTTCATCAACGTTCTGGAGCGGCGACACAGGCGCTGGCCGCCTATCATCGCGCGCTTTCCACCGATCCGGGCAACGCGGAGATTCTGCTTTCGATCGCCGAACTCTACCGTCAGCAGAACCAACCGCAGCGTGCGTTGGCCACTCTGCAAACCGTGCGCGAATCTTACTCGCCGGGCGACGAACCTCCTCACCTTTTTTTCCTACTGGGATTGGCGTCCAGCGCGCTGGGGAGATCGGATCAGGCCGCAATAGAGTTTGAACTGGCTAGGCAACGTGGCGACCATTCGCCCGAGCTGTTATACGAATTGGCCAAAGCACAAATGCAAGCTGGGCACTTCATTGAAGCCAACTCTACCGTCTCCGAGTTAGTGGCCCAGAATCCGGGCCACCCATGGGGAATTGAGCTCTCCAACCAATTGCGGACCGCGCGGACGCCTGGCGGCATACCCAGATAA
- the aceB gene encoding malate synthase A, whose translation MSIQEPPTGTAGVELLAPVSPQGARILIPEALQFVAELERHARAVRQSLLRRRQEVQSRIDAGQLPDFLPETAEVRESEWQVAPVPADLQDRRVEITGPVDRKMVINALNSGATMYMADFEDSHSPTWEATIEGQINLRDAVAGTIEFCSPEGKQYSLNAKTATLLVRPRGWHLNEKHVLVDGQPISAGIFDFGLFFFHNAEALVAKGSGPYFYLPKLESHLEARLWNDVFKRAQIAIGMPQGTIKATVLIETILAAFEMDEILFELREHAAGLNCGRWDYIFSFIKKFRNRSDFMLPDRAVVTMTTHFLRSYSLLLIKTCHRRGAHAMGGMAAQIPIKNDVQANEQAMEKVRADKLREVRDGHDGTWVAHPGLVPIAMDIFNEHMHSPNQLHVRHEDLKITARDLLLVPEGQITESGVRTNVAVGLRYLESWLRGNGCVPIFNLMEDAATAEISRAQLWQWIRHGGETAAGKSVTVDMVKDALATELEQLRKSMGGAYANTQFDAAAELFLQVSTADQFVDFLTLPAYEQLA comes from the coding sequence ATGTCGATTCAAGAACCACCAACGGGGACTGCGGGCGTCGAATTGCTCGCTCCAGTCTCTCCGCAAGGCGCCCGCATTCTCATTCCAGAAGCGTTGCAGTTTGTTGCCGAACTGGAACGTCATGCGCGTGCCGTGCGGCAGTCGCTCTTGCGGCGCCGCCAGGAGGTCCAATCCAGAATCGATGCCGGCCAACTTCCCGACTTCCTGCCCGAAACAGCGGAGGTACGTGAGAGCGAGTGGCAAGTCGCTCCCGTGCCCGCGGATCTCCAGGATCGGCGTGTTGAGATCACTGGCCCAGTGGATCGGAAGATGGTCATCAACGCGCTCAACTCCGGCGCGACTATGTACATGGCCGACTTCGAAGACAGTCACTCGCCGACCTGGGAAGCAACGATTGAAGGCCAAATCAATCTTCGTGACGCAGTCGCTGGCACTATTGAGTTTTGCAGCCCCGAAGGCAAGCAATATAGCCTCAACGCGAAAACAGCAACTCTGCTGGTTCGCCCGCGTGGATGGCACCTGAATGAGAAGCACGTGCTGGTCGATGGCCAGCCGATTTCGGCGGGGATTTTCGATTTCGGACTTTTCTTCTTTCATAACGCCGAAGCGCTGGTCGCCAAGGGATCGGGTCCGTACTTCTACTTGCCCAAGCTCGAGAGCCACCTTGAGGCACGGCTATGGAACGACGTGTTTAAACGCGCCCAGATCGCGATCGGAATGCCGCAAGGCACGATCAAGGCCACCGTGCTGATCGAGACTATTCTGGCCGCGTTTGAGATGGACGAAATCTTGTTCGAACTACGTGAGCACGCGGCTGGCCTTAACTGTGGACGCTGGGATTACATCTTCAGCTTCATCAAGAAATTCCGTAATCGCTCCGACTTCATGTTGCCCGATCGCGCCGTCGTGACCATGACGACGCATTTTCTGCGGTCCTACTCGTTGCTATTAATCAAGACCTGCCACCGTCGCGGAGCGCATGCCATGGGAGGGATGGCCGCGCAGATCCCGATCAAGAACGACGTCCAGGCCAACGAACAAGCTATGGAGAAAGTTCGCGCCGACAAGCTTCGTGAGGTTCGTGATGGGCATGACGGTACTTGGGTTGCGCACCCAGGCTTGGTGCCGATCGCAATGGACATCTTCAATGAGCACATGCATTCGCCGAACCAACTTCATGTGCGGCACGAAGATCTGAAAATCACAGCTCGCGACCTCTTACTTGTGCCAGAAGGTCAGATCACCGAGTCGGGCGTGCGCACCAATGTCGCAGTGGGGCTGCGCTATCTCGAGTCCTGGCTGCGCGGCAATGGATGCGTTCCGATCTTCAACCTGATGGAAGACGCCGCCACTGCGGAGATTTCGAGGGCCCAGTTGTGGCAGTGGATTCGCCACGGTGGCGAAACCGCCGCCGGCAAGTCGGTTACGGTAGATATGGTCAAGGATGCGCTTGCCACAGAGCTTGAACAACTGCGCAAGAGCATGGGGGGCGCTTATGCGAACACCCAGTTTGACGCGGCGGCGGAACTGTTCTTGCAGGTCAGCACCGCCGATCAGTTTGTCGATTTTCTGACGCTGCCCGCATACGAGCAGCTCGCTTAA
- a CDS encoding PEP-CTERM sorting domain-containing protein, translating to MKKSIQLLFVFAALVPFSAWAQGPVNVDFTGPPGPDSISTGVAVNGDVSVEALVRSSLVGDIQWRVGNGSWNNIFSISVPAPDVSMNVAPQAIDFSATINDTPTGTSTIIQVNNTHTHALQNVSIANTSLNLTPNPQGFALNELTATASIGYPINFSTTILGQTISVDTVLGPEVKLTASASGTLQNLSFQQSGVLAAGTGVPTSLFPLGSYNYPSLGLTGIPGDISTDVNAQLDASLELSFLGLPIGSIPISQGVPTINTGALPFPLSAALQLDRVIVSGQSRDDMRTTLSVPLPVQVLPELPIPIGEISGDVPLDTSIAFPEVTLLSFDVLGQTVSVALRNAALEFDSASGVDYSLLDARVVLGNEGGALNYTVRALNERVVPVPEPSTLALVVLGMIGVAASAARRLRRSA from the coding sequence ATGAAGAAATCAATCCAGCTACTTTTTGTTTTCGCCGCCCTCGTTCCATTTTCTGCGTGGGCCCAAGGCCCCGTCAACGTCGATTTTACCGGACCTCCTGGACCTGACAGCATCTCGACAGGAGTCGCAGTGAACGGTGATGTGTCGGTGGAGGCGCTCGTACGTTCCAGCCTGGTGGGTGATATTCAGTGGCGGGTCGGCAACGGCTCTTGGAACAACATCTTTTCGATCAGTGTTCCTGCTCCCGATGTCAGCATGAACGTGGCGCCGCAGGCGATCGACTTCTCCGCGACGATCAACGACACGCCAACCGGGACCTCGACCATCATTCAGGTCAACAACACGCATACCCATGCGCTGCAGAACGTGAGCATCGCCAACACGTCGCTCAACCTTACGCCGAATCCCCAGGGCTTCGCGCTGAACGAGCTCACAGCGACGGCTTCGATAGGCTACCCGATTAACTTTTCTACAACGATCCTCGGACAGACTATCAGCGTGGACACGGTCTTGGGACCGGAAGTAAAGCTGACGGCCAGCGCGTCGGGCACGTTGCAGAATTTGAGTTTTCAGCAATCGGGAGTTCTTGCCGCTGGGACGGGAGTCCCCACCTCCTTGTTTCCACTTGGCAGCTACAACTACCCATCGCTCGGCCTGACTGGAATCCCGGGTGATATCTCGACTGATGTCAACGCGCAGCTCGACGCGAGCTTGGAATTGAGCTTTCTCGGACTTCCGATCGGATCCATCCCGATTTCGCAGGGAGTGCCCACTATCAACACCGGCGCGCTGCCGTTTCCGTTGTCGGCCGCCTTGCAGCTCGATCGAGTGATTGTCAGTGGTCAGTCTCGCGACGATATGCGAACGACGTTGTCGGTGCCGTTGCCGGTCCAGGTATTGCCGGAGCTGCCGATTCCGATTGGCGAGATCAGCGGAGATGTGCCGCTCGATACGAGCATCGCGTTTCCCGAGGTGACCTTGCTCAGTTTCGACGTGCTCGGTCAGACAGTCAGTGTCGCGCTTCGCAATGCCGCGCTGGAGTTTGATTCCGCCAGCGGCGTTGACTATAGCCTGCTGGACGCGCGAGTGGTTCTCGGCAACGAAGGTGGCGCTCTCAACTACACGGTGCGGGCCCTTAACGAGCGCGTGGTGCCGGTACCCGAACCGTCGACGTTGGCGCTGGTCGTGTTGGGCATGATCGGCGTGGCGGCGAGCGCGGCACGGCGCCTGCGCCGCTCGGCTTAA